CTGGATTCCAGCCTCTCTATAAAGCCTCACTAAAATAGTTCAAATAGACGATATGATTATCAAAGTATTACTGTTGACATGTGCATTtgaataaaacatatatataaatCTAGATGCTAGCGTTCAAAGACAAATTGTAAGGCATTGTATGAAATAGCAACATGTTGTTCATAGTAGATAAAGGAAGGGCAGTTGTTGAAAGAACCTGTATAGTCATTAGAGAACACCTTATTCACCTATGGCACAGATATGCCATTCGTAAGGCAGTGAAGCAGCATTGTGCCATTAAATCTCAATCTTTAATGAAATAATTGATCTAAAGCAAAGTTCAACCGTAATTTGGTAGGTCCACTGAATAGGCTACTAAATTCCAAGTTACATTCAGATAGTAAACTCTCCTAGTGCTGGGTTGGaacaaaaaaagttttttaactcaggccccccttccagcattggggaaccaCTGCACCATGAGTTCTCAGTGCCAGGATCAACACTGTTGTCATATGACAAGCATAAGCAATGCATTATTATTGTGTGACTAATCTAAACTACTACTTCCTCAGATGCAGTCTCAGATGCAGTACTCCACTCAGACCAATAAGCCTGTTGTCGCTGCCAAGATGCCTTTCAGGGTGAAAGTGACTGGAGGCAAACGCTACGTCTGGTGTGCCTGTGGACATAGCAAGAAACAGGTGGGTGTTAGGCATTGAATGTTAAAATTCATGCCCATGCAGGGCTCTAGCCTGTACCCTAGacattgagggggaaaaaaaggcCCGGCCCTAACCCGATGTATGTCGGGCTCGGGTCAGGTAGCAGAGTTCTAGTTCAAAGCattgaatgtaaaaaaaacaactaaAGGATTAGGACTGATGAGTCAAAATTGACACAATATTAACCCTTTCCCTTTCCAGCAGTAGTGATGTAGGCCTGTATGCTCTTTTTAGGTCTTCTACATGAGAATAATGTCTCAGATTGTAATCTGTGCTATAATTAACTCATTTAAATCAGTGAAACAATAGCACTGacagtctttctctctcgctctcgcccttTCTCTGTCAGCCCTTCTGTGACGGTGCTCACAAGACTAaagcacccagcatctctccacGACACTTCACTCCCGAGAAGGACAGCACCCTTATGCTGTGTGCCTGTAAGCAAACCAAAAATGCACCTTACTGCGATGGCACACATTTCAAGGTCATCTTCCGGCATCTAGTCAGCTCAgtgaaaaaagtgtttaaaatgaATAACTTTTAAAAAATGGCATGACGCAGCTAATTTCCTTATAACTGTACTGCCTATATTCATTGTTCATAAATCActtgttgacaaaaaaaatgttttatgataaaTGGACAGAGGCATTTGTTTTTTCACTGTCCATAAGGGAATAAATAATGGCCTACTATTTCAATACACATTTTGTCATTCTTATTTTTTTTCCTTAAACCATGCATTCTTTTGAGAAACATGCTGGCGTCTGGCAAGTTCATATAGCTGGTATATGATGATCGTTTTTAAACTAAGTTAATGAGTAAAAAAATATAACCGCTTTCAACCCAACCCCTCCGAAAGACACACATACAGGTTTTGGAGAGTTGCTGGGCACTCGGGAAGCTGTTGTTGtgagggttaagtgcctttctCAAGGGCACAACACCAGGCAAATGGCATCTAGGAATTTAATACCAGCAACCAAtggttgccagctcacttcccgCCAGATCTTTCCAGTATGACCTGAGATTCAAACTCGCAACCCTCCGGCCACTGTCTCACCTCTGCTTGGTCATGTTGTCAACGAGGCAGTATGACATCCTCTGCCTTGAAGTCATGAAAATCCACAGATTCTTTGGAGAGCATATAGTTGCCGTGGATCCCAACTTAAAATCAAGTTAAACATTCCTAAATAGCAGCATAATGATACTACATGATTTAAAGCTCTGCTACTCATGCATTGTTGTTGATAGCAATGTAACAGATTTCTATGTATTAAAGGTCCAAATGGAGACTTATCACAGGAGCACTGGCAAGTTCTGATATTTGAACTACTCAAGAATATAACTCAAAAATGTATCAGAATGGGACACCGTACTCAAAACCAAGCAAGTAAACATTTTAATGACCTAAACATGCACATATGGCTGATATTTTAGAATAATATCATTGAATGGTCATAATATACATTGAGGGAATGTCAAAAGTGTATGAAAATACAACATGGTGTACATGGTCAGATATACAATTCCCTTTGAACTAATTTCTCTGATGCGAGTAGAACAGGTACCGGTATGTAATGCTGACAAACGTACGGTAAGCTACGTTTTTCAGACGATTGTAGTGCTGCTTGAGGCTTGATAAATATAATGGCTTTTCTAATGTCAAAGCACAGGGAAGTTTAGTACTCGCATACTGTGATCTGCATTTCAAAGAAAGTGCATCAAACGTTtcgtacatactgtatctattgtCCTTGGTGATTGGGGCCATTACCAGTTGAAAGTACTGCATCTATCTACATACACCAGAgttattatatacagtatgactGATGGCAAGAAGACAGATCTTGCCTTTATATTTCTagttatatatatgtatatacatacacacacacacatatatacag
The DNA window shown above is from Salvelinus fontinalis isolate EN_2023a chromosome 40, ASM2944872v1, whole genome shotgun sequence and carries:
- the LOC129839305 gene encoding CDGSH iron-sulfur domain-containing protein 3, mitochondrial-like translates to MNVILGTMRNGTTATLRQSQLFAAVASSRMQSQMQYSTQTNKPVVAAKMPFRVKVTGGKRYVWCACGHSKKQPFCDGAHKTKAPSISPRHFTPEKDSTLMLCACKQTKNAPYCDGTHFKVIFRHLVSSVKKVFKMNNF